In Nonomuraea sp. NBC_00507, the following are encoded in one genomic region:
- a CDS encoding ATP-binding cassette domain-containing protein, which yields MDRIAELDRGELRFYGGGFTTYEDAVRTEQEAAERDVRSAEQELKREKREMQQARERAERRAGNAARNLKNAGLPRIFAGNMKRGAQESAGRAGQVHAARVSDAKVRLEEAGRALRDDQRIALELPGTNVPAGRTVFHGERLQARGLFAAPGIDLTVRGPERIALTGPNGAGKSTLLRLISGDLEPDGGTTGRADGRVAYLSQRLDLLDVERTVAENLTAFAPGMPAADRMNLLARFLFRGPRAHLPVGSLSGGERLRATLACVLCAEPAPQLLLLDEPTNNLDLTSVGQLESALGAYEGAFAVVSHDERFLAEIKVERWLELSEGRLLETGGPAGE from the coding sequence ATGGACCGCATCGCCGAGCTCGACCGCGGCGAGCTCCGCTTCTACGGCGGCGGCTTCACCACGTACGAAGACGCCGTGCGTACCGAGCAGGAAGCCGCCGAACGTGACGTGCGCAGCGCCGAGCAGGAGCTCAAGCGCGAGAAGCGGGAGATGCAGCAGGCACGCGAGCGCGCCGAGCGCCGGGCCGGCAACGCCGCCCGCAATCTCAAGAACGCCGGGCTGCCACGCATCTTCGCCGGGAACATGAAGCGCGGCGCGCAGGAGTCGGCCGGGCGGGCGGGTCAGGTGCACGCCGCCCGCGTCAGCGACGCCAAGGTCAGGCTGGAGGAGGCCGGGCGGGCGCTGCGCGACGACCAGAGGATCGCGCTGGAGCTGCCGGGGACCAACGTGCCCGCCGGGCGTACGGTCTTCCACGGCGAACGCCTGCAAGCGCGCGGCCTGTTCGCCGCGCCGGGCATCGACCTGACCGTCCGCGGGCCCGAGCGCATCGCGCTGACCGGCCCCAACGGCGCGGGCAAGTCGACCTTGCTGCGCCTGATCAGCGGTGACCTTGAGCCGGACGGTGGTACGACCGGCCGGGCCGACGGCCGGGTCGCCTACCTGTCGCAGCGGCTCGACCTGCTCGACGTCGAGCGCACCGTGGCCGAGAACCTGACCGCGTTCGCCCCCGGCATGCCGGCCGCGGACCGGATGAATCTGCTGGCCCGTTTCCTGTTCCGCGGGCCGCGGGCGCACCTGCCGGTGGGCTCGCTGTCCGGCGGCGAACGCCTGCGCGCCACGCTGGCCTGCGTGTTGTGCGCGGAGCCGGCGCCGCAGCTCCTGCTGCTCGACGAGCCGACCAACAACCTCGACCTGACCAGCGTGGGGCAGCTGGAGAGCGCGCTCGGGGCGTACGAGGGGGCGTTCGCGGTGGTCAGCCATGACGAGCGGTTCCTCGCGGAGATCAAGGTGGAGCGCTGGCTGGAGCTGTCCGAAGGGCGGCTGCTGGAGACCGGGGGTCCCGCCGGCGAGTGA
- a CDS encoding ricin-type beta-trefoil lectin domain protein, with product MTSTTSRRARPTARDYARHQDHLGRIGRRDLPAREQTTATTHEKGSPMDTSRARRLLAGLAALVLLPITVVSLWTTPAAAATSQFRGMNWAVLGDNFSTGPLVVDGLSGSDSYATVQAKANALYDDMQSTLGVNTVRLPINTHTVGTTWWNAYRGAVDAATARGWKVILAYWEDGAASGGRITNLSAWNSMWSTVTSQYGSNSLVYFEPMNEPHGYSSAEWRNIAADWLGYHYSAPPNRVLVGGTGYSQDLRDLCNDSRFAGTLFSFHHYAFFYSANTYDGWRSHVQTRLGTCASRAVVTEFGAPMNNGLNYADANSTDNFVRHIRAVTQVMRDNAMGGTYWPAIGGKPGDIGYDWYSMYARSGSGTDLNLTIRNQSGANRLRYGWGDAVDGGGGATTTQIVNQNSGKCVDVLQGSTANAAEIIQYTCTGAANQQWQLRDLGNGYHNIVAQHSGKCLDVNNASTADNAAVIQYTCGSGTNQQWHLRTVSGTSYVEIVARHSGKCLDVSGQSTANSARLQQYTCWGGANQRWDA from the coding sequence ATGACAAGCACCACGTCTCGTCGTGCCCGCCCGACCGCGCGCGACTACGCCAGGCACCAGGACCATCTCGGCCGGATCGGCCGACGCGACCTTCCGGCCCGTGAGCAGACCACCGCGACGACGCACGAGAAAGGTTCCCCCATGGACACATCCCGAGCCAGGCGGCTGCTCGCCGGACTGGCAGCCCTGGTGCTCCTGCCGATCACCGTGGTGAGCTTATGGACAACGCCCGCAGCGGCCGCGACCAGTCAGTTCCGCGGCATGAACTGGGCGGTGCTGGGCGACAACTTCAGCACCGGCCCGCTCGTCGTCGACGGGCTGAGCGGCTCCGACAGCTACGCCACGGTGCAGGCCAAGGCCAACGCGCTGTACGACGACATGCAGTCGACACTCGGCGTGAACACGGTCCGGCTGCCGATCAACACCCACACCGTCGGCACCACCTGGTGGAACGCCTACCGCGGCGCCGTCGACGCCGCCACGGCGCGCGGGTGGAAGGTCATCCTCGCGTACTGGGAGGACGGCGCGGCCTCCGGGGGCCGCATCACCAACCTGTCGGCGTGGAACTCGATGTGGTCGACCGTGACCTCCCAGTACGGATCGAACAGCCTCGTGTACTTCGAGCCGATGAACGAGCCGCACGGCTACAGTTCGGCCGAGTGGCGCAACATCGCCGCCGACTGGCTGGGCTACCACTACTCGGCCCCGCCGAACCGGGTGCTCGTCGGCGGTACCGGCTACAGCCAGGACCTCCGTGACCTGTGCAACGACTCGCGTTTCGCCGGCACGCTGTTCTCGTTCCACCACTACGCGTTCTTCTACTCGGCGAACACGTACGACGGCTGGCGGTCCCACGTCCAGACCCGCCTTGGCACCTGCGCCTCGCGGGCGGTCGTCACCGAGTTCGGGGCTCCGATGAACAACGGCCTGAACTACGCCGACGCGAACAGCACGGACAACTTCGTCCGCCACATCCGCGCCGTCACCCAGGTGATGCGGGACAACGCCATGGGCGGCACCTACTGGCCGGCCATCGGCGGCAAGCCCGGCGACATCGGCTACGACTGGTACTCGATGTACGCCAGGAGCGGCAGCGGCACCGACCTCAACCTCACGATCCGCAATCAGTCCGGCGCGAACCGCCTGCGCTACGGCTGGGGCGACGCCGTCGACGGCGGCGGTGGCGCGACGACGACCCAGATCGTCAACCAGAACTCCGGCAAGTGCGTCGACGTCCTGCAGGGCTCGACCGCGAACGCCGCCGAGATCATCCAGTACACCTGCACCGGGGCCGCCAACCAGCAGTGGCAACTGCGCGATCTGGGCAACGGCTACCACAACATCGTGGCGCAGCACTCCGGCAAGTGCCTCGACGTGAACAACGCCTCCACCGCGGACAACGCGGCCGTCATCCAGTACACGTGCGGCAGCGGCACCAACCAGCAGTGGCATCTCCGCACCGTGTCCGGCACGAGCTACGTCGAGATCGTCGCCCGGCACTCGGGCAAGTGCCTCGACGTGTCCGGCCAGTCGACGGCAAATAGCGCCCGCCTCCAGCAGTACACCTGCTGGGGCGGCGCCAACCAGCGCTGGGACGCTTGA
- a CDS encoding prephenate dehydratase: MTARRIAYQGEPGSNSHMVCKHHYPDWHTVPCASFEDVFAVVENGEAELAMIPIDNSIAGRVADIHHFLPTSGLYIVGEHFLRIQFNLMAPPGATLDTIKAVHSHVHALGQCRRIIREHKLVPVIAGDTAGAAREVAEADDPTQAAIAPPLAAEIYGLHILARDVEDEEHNTTRFVVLSPDFVQAPRGEGPVVTSFVFNVRNLPAALYKALGGFATNGINMTKLESYMVGGHFAATQFLAEVDGHPEDPGLKNALEELAFFTTDVKILGVYPAGPSRAD; the protein is encoded by the coding sequence GTGACCGCACGACGTATCGCCTACCAGGGCGAGCCCGGCTCGAACTCCCACATGGTGTGCAAGCACCACTACCCCGACTGGCATACGGTGCCGTGCGCGTCCTTCGAGGACGTGTTCGCGGTGGTGGAGAACGGGGAGGCGGAGCTGGCGATGATCCCGATCGACAACTCGATCGCCGGCCGGGTCGCCGACATCCACCACTTCCTGCCGACCTCGGGCCTGTACATCGTCGGCGAGCACTTCCTGCGCATCCAGTTCAACCTCATGGCGCCGCCGGGTGCGACCCTGGACACGATCAAGGCCGTGCACAGCCACGTGCATGCCCTCGGCCAGTGCCGCCGGATCATCCGCGAGCACAAGCTGGTGCCGGTGATCGCCGGTGACACCGCCGGCGCTGCGCGCGAGGTGGCCGAGGCGGACGACCCGACCCAGGCGGCGATTGCGCCGCCACTCGCGGCGGAGATCTACGGTCTGCACATCCTCGCCCGCGACGTCGAGGACGAGGAGCACAACACCACGCGGTTCGTGGTGCTCAGCCCGGACTTCGTGCAGGCACCGCGCGGCGAGGGCCCGGTGGTCACCTCGTTCGTCTTCAACGTCCGCAACCTGCCGGCCGCGCTCTACAAGGCGCTCGGCGGGTTCGCGACCAACGGCATCAACATGACCAAACTGGAGAGCTACATGGTCGGCGGCCACTTCGCGGCCACCCAGTTCCTCGCCGAGGTCGACGGGCACCCCGAGGACCCCGGCCTGAAGAACGCGCTGGAGGAATTGGCGTTCTTCACCACCGACGTGAAGATCCTCGGAGTCTACCCAGCCGGCCCGTCCCGCGCCGACTGA
- the glyA gene encoding serine hydroxymethyltransferase: protein MRTPLALWCVSRLRASCFAVPSCLVARPDSIPNSARGRCASAPRPGPGSLNKESLHIHGSRHPFAWRRRVAALTPESSAGKFTVQIVHSSAIGAKGLTLSSTHFQNDVGRTDDELYWILSREYENQRRRLSLIASENLVSQAVRQALSGVFTNTQLEGYPGQRYLRGSDLADRIEQIAIGRVRDLFGCAHANVQPHSGSQMNHAVIIGLLQPGDRILSMDTAAGGHLTHGAPSNLTGRLFAISRYGVGPETGTLDYEEIRRMALEHRPHLIIAGGSSYPREIDFSRFRDIADEVGSLFLVDMSHFSGLVATGLHPSPIGFADVVTSTTYKSLRGPRGAIILTNRTDLAGKIDSAVTPGVQDGVQTHHIAAKAICFKEAASEEFKDYAAQSVQNAQVLARTLIDRGYHIVSGGTDLPFALVDLREAGITGAEAAAHLEEAGIICNMNQVPFDPRGPKKTSGIRLGVNAATSRGLRDAEFREVGNLIADILDAARTGADLGGEAATSARRHIERICMSYPFYDHPLGI, encoded by the coding sequence ATGCGCACCCCTCTGGCGTTGTGGTGTGTGTCGCGCCTGCGTGCGTCCTGTTTTGCGGTCCCATCCTGTCTGGTGGCCCGACCCGACTCAATACCGAACTCCGCCCGCGGTCGATGCGCCTCTGCGCCACGACCTGGTCCGGGTTCATTGAATAAGGAAAGCCTGCATATACATGGTTCGCGCCATCCGTTCGCGTGGAGGCGTCGTGTCGCAGCATTGACTCCCGAGTCGTCTGCAGGTAAATTCACCGTCCAAATCGTTCATTCGTCCGCAATCGGGGCAAAGGGTTTGACGTTGAGCTCAACACATTTCCAGAATGATGTCGGAAGAACCGACGACGAGCTTTATTGGATTCTTTCGCGGGAATACGAGAACCAACGGAGGCGGCTTTCTCTGATCGCCTCGGAGAACCTTGTGAGCCAAGCGGTCCGCCAGGCGCTGAGCGGAGTCTTCACCAACACGCAGCTCGAAGGCTATCCCGGGCAGCGCTACCTGCGCGGGTCCGACCTGGCCGACAGGATCGAGCAGATCGCCATCGGCCGGGTCCGTGACCTGTTCGGATGCGCCCACGCCAACGTGCAGCCGCATTCGGGCAGTCAGATGAACCACGCGGTCATCATCGGGCTCCTGCAGCCCGGCGACCGTATCCTCAGCATGGACACGGCGGCCGGCGGCCACCTTACCCACGGCGCGCCGTCCAACCTCACCGGACGCCTGTTCGCCATTTCGAGGTACGGAGTCGGCCCGGAGACCGGGACGCTCGACTACGAGGAAATCCGGCGGATGGCGCTGGAGCACCGGCCCCACCTGATAATCGCCGGGGGATCGTCGTATCCCCGCGAGATCGACTTCTCCCGTTTCCGGGACATCGCCGATGAGGTCGGCAGTCTTTTTCTGGTGGACATGTCACACTTCTCGGGCCTGGTCGCGACGGGACTTCATCCCAGCCCGATCGGTTTCGCGGACGTGGTTACGTCCACAACTTACAAGAGCCTGCGCGGGCCCCGTGGAGCGATCATTCTGACCAATCGCACCGACCTCGCCGGGAAAATCGACTCCGCCGTGACCCCCGGAGTGCAGGACGGGGTCCAGACGCATCACATCGCAGCCAAGGCGATCTGTTTCAAAGAGGCCGCGAGCGAGGAATTCAAGGACTACGCGGCACAGAGCGTGCAAAACGCGCAGGTGCTCGCCCGAACGCTCATCGACCGCGGCTACCACATCGTCTCCGGGGGCACGGACCTGCCGTTCGCCCTCGTGGACCTGCGGGAGGCCGGGATCACGGGAGCGGAAGCGGCCGCGCACCTGGAGGAGGCGGGCATCATCTGCAACATGAACCAGGTCCCCTTCGATCCGCGCGGGCCGAAGAAGACCTCCGGCATCCGCCTGGGCGTCAACGCCGCCACGTCGCGGGGTCTGCGCGACGCGGAGTTCCGCGAGGTCGGTAACCTGATCGCCGACATTCTCGACGCCGCTCGGACCGGCGCGGACCTCGGCGGCGAGGCTGCCACCTCCGCCCGCAGGCACATCGAGCGCATCTGCATGTCGTACCCCTTCTACGATCACCCGCTCGGCATCTGA
- a CDS encoding condensation domain-containing protein: MQLSVDFAADRSGTAELAWGQRDIWTAIQRVGPDARYFNVPRLLAVPRAGGPRHPSAVAAALAEVMRRHDALRSLVRLGVAGPYQEVAAAGTLSIEMVESARGDVDDAAAELVARLAGRTFGDGEQPLRAGLVVCDGAVTHVALVINHVVADWRAADVVVRDLRMLLLRGVIARPPSSQVLDLVREEEAASARSDRAIAQWEALLRTVPSSMFPTVVGSGTTPKFARAVLSSPRLNHAAHVLARGTGVSTATVLLVAVAMLLRELTGHEVCAITPIVHNRFSDRTRDLVSSLNQLGLFTLGPCGSLSETLVSAYPAVLASYRRARFDSLALHAMVDRMSADRGVPMFPLCCFNDLRPGEDPGGADHADGESELEWLPGMYRRSCDFCVALMRWKGTLGVELSADTTRLPEGEMAALLHRLEAFVVGSARRECAT, encoded by the coding sequence ATGCAGCTTTCGGTGGACTTCGCCGCCGACCGTTCCGGCACGGCGGAGCTCGCGTGGGGACAGCGGGACATCTGGACGGCCATCCAGCGGGTGGGGCCGGACGCGCGCTACTTCAACGTGCCCCGGCTGCTCGCAGTCCCGCGCGCGGGCGGGCCGCGCCATCCCTCGGCCGTGGCGGCCGCCCTGGCCGAGGTGATGCGCCGGCATGACGCCCTGCGATCCCTGGTACGGCTCGGCGTGGCCGGGCCGTATCAGGAGGTGGCGGCGGCCGGGACCCTGTCGATCGAGATGGTTGAGTCGGCACGCGGCGACGTGGACGATGCCGCGGCGGAACTTGTCGCCCGCCTGGCCGGACGAACATTCGGCGACGGCGAGCAGCCGCTGCGCGCCGGACTCGTGGTCTGCGACGGCGCCGTCACTCACGTTGCGCTCGTGATCAATCATGTCGTCGCGGACTGGCGCGCGGCCGACGTCGTGGTGCGCGACCTGCGGATGCTGCTGCTCCGCGGAGTGATCGCGCGGCCGCCGTCGTCGCAGGTGCTCGACCTGGTACGGGAGGAGGAGGCGGCATCGGCCCGTTCGGACCGGGCGATCGCGCAGTGGGAGGCGCTTCTTCGGACGGTACCGTCCTCCATGTTTCCCACCGTTGTCGGGAGCGGCACGACGCCTAAGTTCGCGCGGGCCGTGCTGTCGTCGCCCCGGCTCAACCACGCCGCACACGTGCTCGCCCGCGGTACCGGCGTCAGCACGGCCACGGTCCTGCTGGTGGCGGTCGCCATGCTGCTGCGCGAGCTGACCGGGCATGAAGTGTGCGCGATCACCCCGATCGTGCACAACCGCTTCAGCGACCGAACCCGGGACCTGGTCAGCAGCCTGAACCAGCTGGGACTGTTCACCCTGGGCCCGTGCGGAAGCCTTTCCGAGACCCTGGTGAGCGCCTATCCGGCGGTTCTCGCGTCTTACCGGCGCGCCCGCTTCGACTCGCTGGCCCTGCATGCGATGGTCGACCGAATGAGCGCCGACCGGGGCGTCCCCATGTTCCCGTTGTGCTGCTTCAACGACCTGCGCCCCGGCGAGGATCCAGGCGGCGCCGACCACGCGGACGGGGAGTCCGAACTGGAGTGGCTGCCCGGCATGTACCGGCGCAGCTGCGACTTCTGCGTGGCCCTGATGCGCTGGAAGGGCACGCTCGGCGTGGAACTGAGCGCCGACACCACCCGCCTGCCCGAGGGCGAGATGGCCGCCCTGCTGCACCGGCTGGAGGCCTTCGTGGTCGGCTCGGCTCGCCGGGAATGCGCCACATGA
- a CDS encoding NADPH-dependent F420 reductase, producing MTTIAVIGSGHVGGTVARLSAAAGYDVVLSNSRGPETLKDLVDELGPKARAATSAEAAASGDLVVVSIPLTAYRRIPVEPLGGKPVLDTGNYSPRRDGQFPRLDDASTTSSELLQQHLPTSKVIKVFNNILFRHLGTLARPSGAADRSALPIAGDDDAVKKAVTAFLDTIGYDTVDAGPLAEGWRLQPGTPVYGRPYAGGSADFWASPGVPAGSATIRTALEAAER from the coding sequence ATGACGACCATCGCAGTCATCGGCAGCGGACACGTCGGCGGCACCGTCGCCAGGCTCTCCGCGGCAGCCGGATACGACGTCGTACTGAGCAACTCGCGCGGCCCGGAGACGCTGAAGGACCTGGTCGACGAGCTCGGCCCGAAAGCCCGCGCGGCGACCTCGGCGGAGGCCGCCGCATCGGGCGACCTCGTCGTCGTCAGCATCCCGCTGACGGCGTACCGCCGGATCCCGGTGGAGCCGCTCGGCGGTAAACCGGTCCTCGACACCGGCAACTACTCTCCGCGGCGGGACGGGCAGTTCCCGCGGCTCGACGATGCGTCGACGACATCGAGCGAACTGCTGCAACAGCACCTGCCGACGTCGAAGGTCATCAAAGTCTTCAACAACATCCTCTTCCGCCACCTCGGGACACTGGCCCGCCCCTCCGGCGCCGCCGACCGCAGCGCCCTGCCGATCGCCGGCGACGACGACGCCGTGAAGAAGGCGGTGACGGCGTTCCTCGACACCATCGGCTACGACACCGTCGACGCGGGACCGCTGGCTGAGGGATGGCGGCTCCAGCCCGGGACCCCCGTCTACGGCAGGCCCTACGCGGGCGGCTCCGCGGACTTCTGGGCTTCACCGGGGGTGCCGGCCGGCAGCGCGACGATCCGGACCGCGCTGGAGGCCGCCGAGCGCTGA
- a CDS encoding tautomerase family protein produces the protein MRTAEQKREISRRVSEALVSVAKAAPGTVQVLFRMARPHDQYFNPSDLVAAFYPAAGNAEVTFRSRVQVRKRISGITYCVPAVCGRAGQ, from the coding sequence CTGCGGACCGCGGAGCAGAAGAGAGAAATCTCCCGCAGGGTGTCCGAGGCGCTCGTCTCGGTGGCCAAGGCAGCACCGGGAACCGTACAAGTGCTCTTCCGCATGGCACGCCCACACGATCAGTATTTCAACCCGTCCGATCTGGTGGCCGCGTTCTATCCAGCGGCCGGCAACGCCGAAGTCACGTTCCGTTCCAGGGTCCAGGTCCGTAAACGGATAAGCGGAATCACGTATTGCGTTCCCGCGGTCTGCGGACGCGCCGGGCAGTGA
- a CDS encoding EamA family transporter has product MAVDGAMRTRAWGVGLAVFSSVCFGASGPFGKALIEAGLSPLQAVWLRMATAALVLVPLAVILRGRGLTRGLRPHLVPLLGYGTAGVAGAQACYFVAASRLPVGVAILLEFSGPVIVLVWLRLVRRVPVNRSAATGVAVALAGLTLVVQVWTGLSLDPVGLAAGLGAAACLAAYILIIDRLTGHVDALVITASGSVVAAAVLTALAAPWAMPWDVLPAQVPVAGYAVPGWTLVAWIGLVSTVLAYLASVAGLQRLSAQVGGAICYTEAVAVALIAWAVLGERLTPAQMVGGAIVLTGAYIAQRAAAHRPNLSANAACTPPEATPPEAALRRTS; this is encoded by the coding sequence GTGGCGGTGGACGGCGCGATGCGCACCCGCGCTTGGGGCGTGGGCCTGGCGGTGTTCTCCTCGGTTTGCTTCGGCGCGTCCGGGCCGTTCGGCAAGGCCCTCATCGAGGCCGGCCTGAGCCCTCTGCAGGCGGTGTGGCTGCGCATGGCGACGGCGGCGCTGGTCCTGGTCCCGCTCGCGGTGATCCTGCGCGGCCGCGGCCTGACCCGCGGCCTGCGTCCCCACCTCGTGCCGCTGCTCGGCTACGGGACGGCGGGCGTTGCGGGCGCCCAGGCGTGTTACTTCGTGGCCGCGTCCCGGCTGCCGGTGGGCGTGGCGATCCTGCTGGAGTTCAGCGGACCGGTCATCGTGCTGGTGTGGCTGCGGCTGGTCCGCCGCGTCCCGGTTAACCGCAGCGCCGCCACCGGTGTCGCGGTCGCCCTGGCCGGGCTCACCCTGGTCGTGCAGGTGTGGACGGGCCTGAGTCTGGACCCGGTCGGGCTGGCCGCCGGGCTCGGCGCGGCCGCCTGCCTGGCCGCCTACATCCTCATCATTGACCGCCTCACCGGGCACGTCGACGCCCTGGTCATCACCGCGTCCGGCAGCGTCGTGGCGGCCGCGGTGCTCACCGCGCTCGCCGCCCCCTGGGCGATGCCCTGGGACGTGCTGCCCGCCCAGGTCCCCGTCGCCGGGTACGCAGTACCCGGTTGGACGCTGGTCGCCTGGATCGGGCTCGTCAGCACCGTCCTTGCCTACCTCGCCAGCGTCGCCGGGCTGCAGCGCCTGTCCGCGCAGGTCGGCGGCGCGATCTGCTACACCGAGGCGGTCGCCGTCGCGCTCATCGCCTGGGCCGTCCTCGGCGAGCGCCTCACCCCGGCGCAAATGGTCGGCGGCGCGATCGTGCTCACCGGCGCCTACATCGCCCAGCGCGCCGCCGCCCACCGCCCGAACCTTTCCGCGAACGCCGCCTGCACACCCCCGGAGGCCACGCCCCCGGAGGCCGCGCTCCGGAGGACGAGCTGA
- the ectB gene encoding diaminobutyrate--2-oxoglutarate transaminase: MDVFAHLESEVRSYCRGWPTVFTTARGSHMTDETGKTYLDFFAGAGTLNYGHNHPQLKRRLMNYLAGDAIVHSLDMFTAAKRDFLERFNEVVLAPRGLDYKVQFPGPAGNHAVEAALKLARKYTGRETVVSFTNAFHGMTLGALAVTGNSMKRHCAGVPLGHSVVMPYDDYLNGRTPDFLLFETMLGDSGSGLDRPAAVIVETVQGEGGINVATAGWLRGLADLCKRHDILLIVDDVQMGCGRTGAFFSFEEAGISPDIVCLSKSLSGYGLPFAVTLMRRELDVWEPGEHNGTFRGFNPAFVTATAALEDFWTGEGVERQTLAKGEQVERALNEIALDNAGDVAGVRGRGLAWGLVMRKPEMARRVCGEAFRLGLLMETSGPRSEVVKLLPPLTTTAQDLDRGLEIIAESVHAVRAKVPV, translated from the coding sequence ATGGACGTTTTTGCCCACCTTGAATCCGAAGTACGCAGCTACTGCAGGGGCTGGCCCACGGTGTTCACCACCGCGCGCGGCAGTCACATGACCGATGAGACCGGCAAGACCTATCTCGACTTCTTCGCCGGCGCGGGAACCTTGAACTATGGACACAACCACCCGCAGCTGAAACGCCGGCTGATGAATTATTTGGCCGGTGACGCGATAGTCCACAGCCTCGACATGTTCACCGCCGCCAAACGCGACTTCCTGGAGCGTTTCAACGAAGTCGTCCTCGCTCCGCGCGGGCTCGATTACAAGGTGCAGTTTCCCGGGCCGGCGGGCAATCACGCGGTGGAGGCGGCACTCAAACTCGCCCGCAAGTACACCGGCCGCGAGACCGTGGTCAGCTTTACCAACGCCTTCCACGGGATGACGCTCGGAGCGCTCGCGGTGACCGGCAACTCCATGAAACGGCACTGCGCCGGCGTGCCGCTGGGACACAGCGTGGTGATGCCCTACGACGACTACCTCAACGGCCGCACGCCCGACTTCCTGCTGTTCGAGACGATGCTGGGCGACAGCGGCAGCGGCCTGGACAGGCCCGCCGCCGTGATCGTCGAGACCGTCCAGGGCGAGGGTGGTATCAACGTCGCCACCGCCGGGTGGCTGCGCGGCCTGGCCGACCTGTGCAAGCGGCACGACATCCTGCTGATCGTGGACGATGTGCAGATGGGCTGCGGGCGTACCGGAGCGTTCTTCAGCTTCGAGGAAGCCGGCATCTCTCCGGACATCGTGTGCCTGTCCAAGTCTCTCAGCGGCTACGGCCTGCCGTTCGCGGTCACGCTCATGCGGCGCGAGTTGGACGTGTGGGAGCCGGGCGAGCACAACGGCACGTTCCGGGGCTTCAACCCCGCGTTCGTGACCGCCACCGCCGCGCTGGAGGACTTCTGGACCGGCGAGGGCGTGGAGAGGCAGACCCTCGCCAAGGGCGAGCAGGTCGAGCGGGCGCTGAATGAGATCGCACTTGACAACGCCGGCGACGTCGCGGGCGTGCGCGGCCGCGGCCTGGCCTGGGGCCTGGTCATGCGAAAGCCCGAGATGGCCCGCCGGGTCTGCGGCGAGGCGTTCCGCCTGGGCCTGCTGATGGAGACCTCCGGCCCGCGGAGCGAGGTGGTCAAGCTGCTTCCGCCGCTGACGACGACCGCGCAGGACCTCGACCGCGGCCTGGAGATCATCGCCGAGTCGGTGCACGCAGTCCGCGCGAAGGTACCCGTTTGA